The following is a genomic window from Methanoplanus sp. FWC-SCC4.
TGGATCAAGTCCTGCGGTTGGTTCATCAAGAACGAGAACCTGTGGTTCCATTGCAAGAACACCTGCAATAGCTACCCTTTTTTTCTCACCTCCGCTTAAATGGTGTGGAGGTCTGTCTTTTAAATGTTCGACATCCAGTATTTTTAGTACTTCACTAACTCTGTGTTCTATTGTGTGCTCATCCAGACCAAGATTTGTAGGGCCGAATGCCACATCCTGTTCAACCGTAGGGGAAAATACCTGGTCATCGGAGTTTTGGAATACTATTCCTACTGATTTTCTGACCTCTTTTATATTTGACTTTGTTATCGGCTCTCCGTGTATTAGTACATCTCCCGATGTTGGTTTTAAAATTCCATTAAAATGTTTGAAAAGAGTACTTTTTCCCGCCCCGTTTGCACCGATGATTGCAATTCGCTGTTTTCTTCCGGCGATAAAGTCTACACCTTTTAGTGCATCAATTGTTTTATTATATGTGTGAGTAAGGTTTCTTGTTTCAATTAGGTGCATGATGTAAAAAAGTTAGGTTTTTTAAGATTTTGATGGTTTTGATGTGATCGCCCAGGTAACACCGCCAATCAGAGCGAATGTAACAAAAATACCCACTATCAGTGAAAAGATTTCCCCGCCTTTTCCTGCGCCTTCCATTGAGTAATCAGGCAGTGGTGCCTCATATTCAAATGTACCTTCTCCTATTGCTTCAGCATCGCCGTCTTCAGGTGAAAGGCCTGTAAGTGTTTTTTCTCCCTGGACAACAAGGGCTGTGCTTTCCAGACCGTCAGGATCCCCTGATGCCATGAATACTGCGACTACCCCGATTACAATTGCCAGAATAATTCCTGCAGCTATGAATGTTTTATTGTCAATCATGCAGTTATACCTCCTGATGTCTCAGTTTCGATTAGATCAGGTCTTGCTGTTGCTATCAGGTAAATACCTCCCGCTGTGAGTATACCTTCT
Proteins encoded in this region:
- a CDS encoding ATP-binding cassette domain-containing protein; the encoded protein is MHLIETRNLTHTYNKTIDALKGVDFIAGRKQRIAIIGANGAGKSTLFKHFNGILKPTSGDVLIHGEPITKSNIKEVRKSVGIVFQNSDDQVFSPTVEQDVAFGPTNLGLDEHTIEHRVSEVLKILDVEHLKDRPPHHLSGGEKKRVAIAGVLAMEPQVLVLDEPTAGLDPKGVLDLTNFVNRLPEDYGMTVIFSTHHVDLVSEIADYVYVMDGGQIVAKGTVEDIFDQQQLLSDLRLDVPPIPKLIKKLKDQNVDIEMAYKYDDAEKSFLKAFGKLK
- a CDS encoding PDGLE domain-containing protein yields the protein MIDNKTFIAAGIILAIVIGVVAVFMASGDPDGLESTALVVQGEKTLTGLSPEDGDAEAIGEGTFEYEAPLPDYSMEGAGKGGEIFSLIVGIFVTFALIGGVTWAITSKPSKS